In Streptococcus parasuis, the following proteins share a genomic window:
- a CDS encoding LytTR family DNA-binding domain-containing protein, with protein sequence MKVKLDISSEILEDMVTIEAQSMSEQITHLVTYIQNLDKRTTSLTVKKGEQIYLVDYASIVRLYLEDKILQVETEEDSFTSNLRLYQVKDMLPVHFLQISQSEIINIRQLDHLKLTPNGMVKLFMKNGSITYSSRRYLKTIKERLGL encoded by the coding sequence ATGAAAGTAAAACTAGATATTTCTTCAGAAATTTTAGAAGATATGGTGACAATTGAAGCCCAGTCTATGTCTGAGCAAATTACTCACTTGGTGACCTATATTCAGAATTTAGACAAGAGAACTACCAGTCTGACTGTAAAGAAAGGAGAGCAGATTTACCTTGTAGATTACGCTAGTATTGTAAGGTTATATCTGGAAGACAAAATCTTACAGGTGGAAACTGAGGAGGATTCCTTTACTTCCAATCTACGCTTGTATCAGGTCAAAGATATGCTTCCTGTACACTTTTTGCAAATTTCTCAATCGGAAATTATCAATATTAGGCAACTGGACCACCTCAAACTGACCCCAAACGGTATGGTCAAACTATTTATGAAAAATGGCTCCATCACCTATTCATCCCGTCGTTATTTAAAAACTATTAAAGAAAGGTTAGGATTATGA
- a CDS encoding DUF3021 domain-containing protein translates to MKKYLLSASMGVTIGSLISIIMAGFFGRGYYLPVNPHSTMGAIYLARFSQPMVMLISVLIWGAIGVLFQAADKIFEQDWSLMRMTATHFLVTAIGFTPLAILAGWFPVNLAGLLFFWLLFILIYALLFFINYKKMEASVQAINRHL, encoded by the coding sequence ATGAAAAAATATCTCTTATCGGCATCTATGGGTGTCACCATTGGCAGTTTGATTTCAATCATCATGGCAGGTTTCTTTGGCAGAGGCTACTACTTGCCGGTCAATCCCCATTCGACTATGGGAGCTATCTACCTGGCGCGGTTTTCGCAGCCGATGGTTATGCTGATCTCAGTACTTATTTGGGGGGCAATTGGTGTCCTCTTCCAAGCTGCGGACAAGATTTTTGAGCAAGATTGGAGCTTGATGCGGATGACGGCGACGCATTTTCTAGTGACAGCGATTGGCTTCACACCGCTTGCGATTTTGGCGGGCTGGTTTCCAGTCAATCTGGCAGGACTGCTCTTTTTCTGGCTCCTCTTTATCTTGATTTACGCTCTGCTATTTTTCATCAATTACAAGAAAATGGAAGCCAGCGTGCAGGCCATAAACCGTCATTTATAG